GCTGCTGCTTGGATGACCGCCGCTAGGTAGAGGCCGCGGCCGCAGCGCTCGTCTCCTGGCACCAATACTTTCAAATCGAGCGAGGTCCTTCGGCGGAGGATGCGGTCTGACGCAGCTTCACTCGCGTGGTGGCTTCGCTAGGGATGGAGCAGGGACAGGGAGGGGCGGCTCGCGGCGAGGCGATGGGGCGTTggagtggcggcgcggcggccagctCATGGTATGGGGGAGTGACGGGGTGAAGGGCGGCAGCGGCTCGCAGCGCGCGGGTGGGGGCAGGGTCGCGGTGGAGTACGGGGGCCGCGGGCAGGGGCAGGGAAGGGTCCGCGCGAGGAAAGCGGCATGGCAGCAGCGGCGGAGCTGTGGCGGCGAGCCCGCCATTCACAGTCGAGGAGGGGCAAAGAAGGAAGACCACCGAAGATTTGTGAACGGAcgtcaaacaaaaaaaaaacagttttAGTTTGTGAACGGACGTCTTACATAaacgaacggagggagtattaaaaCAGAACGCACACAAGGTACAAAAAAAGCCTGCAGAACGACGGATGAAATAGAAGTTACACGAATAATCCATGTAGGTACGGACAGACTAAaaatcatcctcctcctccttcaacAAGCAGAAGATTTCAGGCTTCGCCGGCTCGGTGATCTTGACAGTCCCGTCGAGCATCTTGATGACCTTACTCATGCAAGGCCGCATCTCGGCTTGATCCTGCAGGCACCATATGGCCGTCTTGACCATGCGCTCGATGGTGGCGACACTGACGCCATCGCCATGGAAGGCGGTGATGACTTGTGGATCCAGTATCTCAGCCATACGGTGGTCCACGTAATTCTCGTACACCCATTTTGGAAAGTACCAGTCCTCGCTACCCACCGACTCTTGGCGGAAGCCGTAGCTACGGCGGTCGACGATGATCTCGAGCAGTACCACGCCGAAGCTGTAGACATCAGCCTTGGCGGTGATGGGTTGTCTATGGATAACCCACTCAGGCGCCATGTACCCACGGGTGCCACGGATTCTAGACACGGTCATAGTGTCGGGCTCAGGCTCCGtgctgatgatggcagccaCGATGACCGGATCATCGGTTTTTTTCGCCATCTTGGACAACCCAAAGTCGCACAGCATGGGGCGGAAGTGGTCATCTAGGAGGATGTTCTCCGGCTTGATGTCGCAGTGTAGCACCCACCACCCCTCTTGGAGTTCCTCATGCAGGTACTCCATCGCCCTCGCGACCCCCAGCGCAATCTGGTAGCGCATTTCCAGATCCAGCAGCTGCTGGCCGACATGCTGATGCTCTGTTGTTGTTCCCCAACACTTCTCTGAGCCGTTCTTGAACAAATGTTTGTCGAGCGTGCCATTGGGTGCATACTCACACACCAAAGCTGGAGAAGAGTTCTTCAAGCAGCAACCAACAAGCTTCACAATGTTGCTATGGTGCATTCGAGAATGGATGGTTATTTCGCCTTCGACATCAAACTGCTGGCAGTGATTTGAATGCAGTATCTTCACAGACACTCTGGTGCCGTCATCAAGTGCTCCCATGTAGCACGTACCATAGTATCCTTTGCCAATAACGGTTGAGAAGTTCTTTGTGATAATCTTCAATTCCTTATATGTGAAAATCATAACGTTGTTGTGCCACAGTGTCTTGTCAATAACACTGGGGACCTTCCTTCTGAATATTCCAAGAGTCGTCAGCACAGAGAGCGATGACCTTGAGGCAATTTTGTTTGCGTCATGCTGCAGATACCATTTCTTCAGGATACTCTGACCTTTAGGAACGAATCGCCGGCCTGTCTTTCCTATTGCTTGTTCTAGAGTCGTTCTGAGCTCCCAGAGCCGTCCAACCACGATGTTCATTTCAGGACGTTCACAAATCTTCTCTTTCAGGCAAGCTTTTGCTATTTGTCCAATACCTTCAAGAACCTTCATGCTGTCAGCATTTGTGATGTCTACATCAAACAACTCTCTTGCTGTCTTTTCTTTTGCAGAAAATCGAGCAAACCTTTCAACAATTTCCTTTTTGTTGCCCGTTGGCTTTGTCTTAGTAATTAGCTCAACCAGAACAACCCCAAAGCTATAAACATCATTCTTGGGGGAAAGGCATCCGTCCTTGATAAATGTTGGATCCATGTAACCAATGCTCCCCTTCACATTTATAGTCCAGTCAGTGTCGCCTCCTGAGAGAAGCCTTGCTAATCCAAAATCTGATATTTTTGCATGGAAGTTGTCATCCAACAGGATATTGGAGGGCTTGATGTCACCATGAACAACGGGTCTGTACATGGAATGCATGCACCATAATGCTTCGGCGCAATCTATTGCGATGTTCAACCTTGTCTCCAATGAGATTATAGCTTCACTACAATGGAGATGGTCACTAAGGTTACCTTTGGATACATGCTCAAATATCATCGCTTGAGCATTTTCCTCTATGCAGCACCCCAGGAGCCTGACTACATTCTTATGGTTGATTTGACTATGAGCGATGACCTCTTTAGCAAACTCCTCTTTTGTATTAGGGCGGATGTTTCTCTTCACTGCAACTAAACGGCTATCACTGAGAACTCCTCTGTAAACATCTCCAAAGGCACCACCTCCAATCTTGGTGTCGTAGCTGCTGGTAATAATTCTGATCTCATCTTCTGTGAAATACTTGATATTATGGTTGTTGTCGCATGTCCACTTTGCCTTGTTGTGTTGGATGAAATATCGAAGATTATTTTCTGGAAGATCTAGTTCGTATTCCATCTGATGTTATTTTCTTGAAGCCTATGAAAGTTGTTTGTCTCAAGGCTGCGTTGCGATGCGGGACGCCTTGGCCCCTTCTGCGATGTCCAATTCACCAAACCAAGCGTGCCCAAGCTTCTGTTTGTTCCTGTATCGAAGCACTCTACGGTAACACAAGGAGCCTAAATGTCCTGAGAGAACTTAGTACCTGTCACAATGGAATGACCAGTAAGTCACCATCTATTAGTGCTTGAAATCACCAAAACGCCCATTGTAATTTTCTCAATACTCGACGCTCTTGAAAATTATAATTGGTGGTTAATCCCACATTACAATTTATGCTGAACCAACAGAGGACAAGACGAAAATTTTGCATTGTAAACTAAGTGGGTGAGAAGTACTGtaggaaaaaaattaaaagtgATTCTAGTGACCAGTACACCAAAATGGAAAAATATTGTGTCAATGACTAGTATTTTATTTACCTTTAATGAATAGTTAACTACTCCTCTGGTTAGTCTCCAAAAAAAAACTCCTGTGGTACTGTATATAcaggtactccctccgtcccaaaacaCACACTGTATATAcaggtactccctccgtcccaaaacaCACGTCGTCTGCGCGCTCTCGCAAAATGTCCCTGCACAGATGTCGTCTGCGCATAATGGGACCCGCCACCACCGGCTGTCCATTACTCCAGCAAGCAGCAGCCACTCATCACAGCCCCATCCCTCCAACCTTAtgctatctccaaccattctCCCCATCTAACTCCTCCcgaacgtactatttactatattttactacttcCCTCCAAAATATTCCTCCCcatataactccttctctccaaccatttccccatatctattccctctatatactatcactcattaactaactatttatttatcatttattaatttaaaaaatcatatagtatttgtactgtcataatacgcattattatcaagttacggggctcaaacgaaATTAATATCATAAAAAAACAGtatgattagagatatagggagaGTTGAAACTCACTCTATATATGGAGGAAGTTATTTCCCCCAAGCTTCCCTACGTGGGGTAGGGGGTATAGCGTGACCTGTTGGAGGAAGCCTTGTcctctcctttctccctcctccctcggcatggcagcggcggcggggcggctctGCGCGCCCGCTtcccagcggcggaggcggctccCCGCGTCTACgtcccggcggcgaggcggctccGCGTGCTTGCGTCCCTCGGTGCGACGGCTCCCTGCCACTGCCTGCCTTCGTTCCGGAACCTCAGCatgtctgccgccgccgcgacggagTCCGCGCCGTTTTGCGTCAACGCGGGCACCGCAGGGCCGCGTCCCCACGGCCACCTCGTGCTCCCGGCGGGCCGGGTCCGCGAGGTGCTCGCGTTCGCGGCGGGCGCCGTGGCGGACGCGCTCGtgctcctctcctccgcgcACCGCGTCTCCTCACCTGCGCCTCCGcccggccgcctcctcgcgcggcggcgcggccccgcaCGCCGCGTCTCCTCCCCTcgcgcccccgccccgccgcctcctcgcgtgACGGCGCGTCCCCGCGCGCCGTGTCTCCTCCCCCTCGCCTCCGTCCCCGCCCGGCTGCATCCTCGCGCTGCGCgtctccttccccgcgcccCCGCCCGGCCGCCTCCTCGCACTGCGGCGCGTCCCCGCGCGCCGCATCTCCTCctctgcgcctccgcctccccgtcCGTCCGCGACGCACTCTCCGCCGCCGACTCCTCGCCCGAGCGTCGAGCGGAGGCCCCGGGCTGCGGCGGGAGGGGGGACGGGGAGACCggtgcggcgggcgggcgggcggggagATCGTAGCGGCGCTGCCTGGGGCTGATGGAGCGGAGGATTGGAGGGCATATTGGTATTTTCGCATCTCTGCTATTCCCGCCTCGGGTTCCTAAAGCGACTTTAGTTTTGGGACGGCAAGCTAGAAGCAGCGTGTCAAATTTGGTCAGTATCCTTTCCTGCAGATCCAATCTCAGATCTCCGGATCTGTTCTAATTGAATCGAATTCAAAGtttttctaaaagaaaattCCAAGGTTGAGTTGAGAAAGAAATTAAAGCAAAGGGTGGCCGTACAAAAAACAAGCAACATTGATATCCCTGCAATTGCCCATTGCTAATAATCTTGCGATTATACGACTAAATTCCATGTATTAGATTCTCCCATTCCGTGGCAAATAAAATCCAATGTAAGCACAGCCATCAGAAGTTGAGAACTGCGAACACAAATCGTAGAACACAATCGCATTGGGCAAACCAGGAAGAGGAGTGCCCCGGCCACCATAACTGTAAGCCTAGTGGATTTCTGTAGTTTGTGTATGCGTACGTACCTTGCTGTAGGATCAATCGGCCGGCCGGCGTCAGTGCAGAGATCACGGCTTCACCTCGGCGCGCAGTCTGGTTGGCTATCCCTCCATCCGGAGTCAAGATCCATAGACCACACGGGTGGAGAAAGAGATTTCAGGCTTTCAGCCAACCACCGTTGACGCGTTAGTCAAGATGGAAATGTGTCGGCGAGGCAGGGCAGACGCCAGCGAGGTTGGGCCGCCGGTTGGGCTCGATCAGGATTCGTCATATGGCCAACTCGAGTTGGGCTCCATCCATGTGTCTCGAGTTGGGCTCCATCCATGTGTGTAGGTAGCCATGAGTCTGGGACGGGGCTTTATGTATCTTCCagcggttttttttattttttttgttttttacaaaaatatatttttcaaaatttacaggaatataaccggccgccccgctgccgggcggctggCACCTGGTCGCCCCattgccgggcggcaggggtttATCggcaaaaaatttcgcgaaaaaaTTGCGCTCCGGTCCTTGGAGGACCGGTCGCTcgacagcggggcggccggccccccaggccgcccagcggtggggcggcgggcaccggccgcccggcagcggggcggtcggctcccccacccttatataagggttggctggtccccatccctcatttgcatcactaaaattccagaaactaagaaaagagagggagggtgggagagaggcgaagccctaccGGATTTTCGAGTCGgtgactgcaggtaaccaaaattcttctacgctttacaaacagattatgttgtaattattttttgttgACACAGtcgattagcaatcagtttaatatcATTATTgtatggccagatatgtcgagcaaacttcgttttcaagttcattatggtgactaCTATATATGTCATGATGCGTATGAAGTAaatctatcagcttttgaacgcagagagtgcggaatagataaacctTTAGAGATGAGTTTTGGTTCTATACGCAAATGacttcacgagatattcaatgtgaatccaaagacccttttcctaaccgttcagactgtgacgaATTAGACAACTGAAGGGGattttctgggagttgatgcttataacaaataccgaagaatggtggacttacatgcaagcagttcttgaccgcgggtggcctcttgcaatgctaattcagattcaccagaagacaGCTCATTTTCgtgaagggtcaacaagtacatcatctcatatgaaccaagcagttgaacaagaaaatgaagatcagaacatgcatgtcatagaacctgagccgcaaggtatagctgatcaggtaggagaaaaagaagattagAACGTGtatgtcattcaacctgagccgcaaggtttaactgatgagggggagcggatacctggaatagtgGAAGCTGTAGAGAATGAAGACCAGGAGGttcgaatgatggaagaatgtggggactcattaggcgatgaggactacccgttgctaggtgaatggcgagacaagggttttggaaatcaagtgatacaggatattaggggtaatgagtacgaatacagagagaatgatGTTGTGCAAGGGGCAAAATATCttagcattgaagctgtgaaggatgctgtgaagctttgggctatatcgttgaggaagaaattcagagttgtgaagtctagcagcaaagaatatgaggtaaAGTGTGTCAATGGtgattgtacatggcgagtacatgcctacaagggcaagtacaagacacactgagagtgttcaattgttacaccacatacatgtagattaactgctATTGAGCAAAATCACCataacatcacatccactttcgtggccaagaagatgtatggggtgattctcaacaaaattgattatgagccaaaattgataattagggacatagaAGACcattttcaatacaaaatcagttATGCAAAAgcttggcgggcaaaacaaaaggtgtttgagatgagtttcggcacatatgaggcatcatatgataacctgcctcacatgctgtcagcaattgtgcagagaaatcctggaagcacgactgatacctacattgtaccgagtttgTATGGGGGACCTGGATTTCTGCTCCGTGatttcttctgccttggtgcatgtgtgagggcatttatttattgtcttcctgttctgtgtatcttcggcacattcttgacaggGAGATATTaggggacaatactgacagctattggagttgattgcaacaagcaggtggttcccatcgcctttgcttttgttgagaatgagaacacagagagctggtattggttccttgaacgtgtgaagattcacgttgttgctgcaaggcctgatgtttgcctcatcagtgataggcatgcaggtcttctAGTAGCAATAAGAcaactacatgaaggaagtcgaggacaacctcctctatagccagatgttgtgagtaggtggagcataaggcatatgggtgcaaacttttatgagcgcttcaagaataaAGATCTTATTAATTTGTTAaagaggttgtgcactcagaatcagcagcggaagttcgatgctttgtggcaggtgctagataacatgtgcgccgagctgctaaaggaacatACATCAACCTCCAGCCGTAGATGTTCAGGTGgcggacctttcacacagtggatcaaggatgcacctaaggagaagtggccaattctatacgacactggtgggcgttgatatgggatcgagacaaccaaccacgcagagtgttacaaCATGGTAATAcgtcatgttcgtggatttcctcttgttggcatagttgagttcatcatatacggatgcacaaggtacttcagagagcggtaccaggcagctgctgtcttacttaatgatcaACGAGTGGTTTTTTGTAATATGGTAACTAaatacatgaaagaaaagattgaaaatgctcaatatcacagagtggtctccatgggcacaacggatcaaaggtttgaggtttcatgcaaggacatGACAGGTCAGGGTGTCCGCAGATAAAGGGTGgttcaggattgcttgataacgccgGAAGGCGAGGTgttttgcagatgcaagaaaCCACAacttcttcacttaccatgcgGCATGAgatgtcattgcggcatgttcagaatctgggttggaacctggggtttttgtttctgaatattacagaaaagaaaccgttgtgcacacttggggccatgagatatatggcataggcagtctgggatcattcactacaccaaatatctctccaatttacattcccaatccagatgctaggagaggggtaggtcgacggcagacacttcgtatctgtaacggaatggatgagcctgaggcaggaaagaagaaaaaacgatgcaacctgtgtggagcagacggtcacacttacaagaagtgccctaaaatgcatgaagataatgctggtgccgaggttggaccttctgggaatcccaccgatggattgcctctagattttggagcccgtcgcgtTTAGATTTcattatgtatggatatgtatttgaaccatatgtatggatatgtattcccaTCTGTATGTGACaattacatttcgttatgtatggatatgtatttgaaccagatggtagcatgtaacaatacgaaggtatttgtgtagtaagGTTTCTTGGTTGCAGTTTTAAATGTGTAGTGTACTGAatgtagtgtactgaaaatagaaaGGTAAGATAGGTTACGAACCATAAATTCCCGGCTTGCAATACAATTTTGAaaacaatgctacgattacaaagcagaggctTAAGGCGTTCGTACTACTACGGTAAATAACGCTGAGACATTTGCTGTAAACTAGGTACTTTAACAATAACAAAcagtggcatgtgcaacacGGTAACCTCGTGTTGTGACTAAACCGacatgccttaggaaatgtaaaatgccgggattacatgatggtgctttactgagtgcaccagGGATATTTTCTCTCCCTAATAGCTTCAGgccctgcttccttagcacggtGGGCCCTCTCTCACttcctctccctgtcagctgCACGTTCCTCTGCtttctgacgttccacttctgcaatcctcttttGAATCTCTTCCtgatctttcttgcgcttctcctccatctgttcttcatgcagcattcgttgccacctttgtgcagcccaccttaCTTGACGCTCAACATGGTCCTTAtcctgagattgctcggtgtctaaccactgcatGAAATCACATAGAGacggtggagtctttccccaaatcataTTAGAAGTCATTACCAGATTCGAAAGTGgcaaactctgatagtgttttgtagtacctttgctcgatccttgccgtaatgcttgggcgggtcATACTCGTAATTatcgcacatgaagaacctcatgCCAAAGTCGTCTGCCAAAACCCTGGATTTCATTagcttgcacaaggatccgtaaaagcacataggcacctgaactccttgggggactgtttccCTCACCTTACTCCgtggaatgtaggtggatcctaAGGAGGCCATGGTGTTGAGCTCTGGcaatcacaagtgcgcaatcagattgctaatgtacTGCATCacaaattgattgctaatcgactgtgtcaacaaaaataattacaacataatctatttgtaaagcgtagaagaattttggttacctacAGTCGCCgactcgaaaatccggcagggcttcgcctctccctccctccctctcttttcttagtttctggaattttagtgatgcaaatgaggggtggggggactagccaacccttatataagggtggggaAGCCGACCGCCCCGTTGCTGGGCGGCCGGTGCCCGCCGCCCCACAACCGGGCGACCTAGGGGGCCAGCTGCCCCGCTGCTGGGCGAGCGGTCCTCCAGGGACCGGAGCGCAAttttttcgcgaaattttttgcacataagcccctgccgcccgacaGCGGGGCAACCAGGTGccagccgcccggcagcggggcggccggtgtatattcctgtaaattttgaaaacaaaaatatatttttgttaaaaacgaaaataaaaaatataaaaataaaaaaaccgctatCTTCCATGCAATGCGAAAGCAAGAGATCGCACAGCCCACGAAGCCCATCAGCAGCAACGCACAGCTCACAAAGCCCAtcatttgttttcatattttttttggattCGGATCGGATACGAATATTGATCAAACGTGTCGGATAAGACGTGAATGGTTATGGACGTCATATTTATCCAACCTTGAGTACTCGGATATGGATATGGATCGAATACTAATTCTCCGGActcgaatacggatcggatcTTAACCCTTCTAAATGGATCAGAACTCGAATACAGACGGATaatatccgtaccatttacaCCCCTAATTGTAGAGAGGACCAGTTCGGTCCATGAACTAAGAAAGCAGCGGTAACTAAGGCTGTCCTCACTAGTGGCTTTGCATTCCACCACCTATTTCAAACTCCACTCTGTGAACAGTGCATCTACATTGCGAAACAGTGTTTTGCAAGCCCATAGGCAAGGCACCGGTGAGGTCAGCCTTAGAAGCCCCAAGACATGTATaccaacaaaaaaaacaatattCACATCTTAGTTCGGACTTTTGTCATGTAATCAACATTGGGAAATAGTGTATTCAACATTTATACCATATTCAACATTTTGATAATATTAGCTCAACACTTTTGTCACTAAATGTTGTAACCGCACATTAAAAATATTGAAATTGTATATAAAAAATGTTGAAACAATATAtaaaaaatgttgaaatagCATATTCCAAATGTTGGTTTTAAAAAATAGAAACCAATGGTCCGCACACTGGACCTCATTTTGTTTCATTAATCCTACATAACATGGCTAAAACTGTACGGTTGCACAAAATGGTCGGTTGAAAGTTATAATAGTACAGAATAAGTCGAaactaataaaaaaaatcacgGCCGGACACATGTCCAGCCTAGTTCGGTAGTTCCCACTATGCATCTGCATGCATGCACTCCAACAAATTTTCCATATACGCGTGGCATAGTGGGCTGCTGTGCGAGCAGGCGGCTGCTTGTCGGCCCACAGACGGTGGCTTTCTCGGCTGCACGAGTATTGAAGCTGGAAAATACCCACGAAAGATGTATAAGATCTGGACGCTGCTTTCTCCGACGCATAGGCCCATGGGCCGAAGCGTTACGACGGGCAGGGCAATAGAATCAGAAGGGCAAGAATTCacgcacgaatctcaaacactaaAGTTACCTAGGCTATTTTCCTTCCAAAAGGTAAATAGGAATTGCGGTTTGGGACTAGGTCTCCCCTCTGGTTGTCCAGAGATGAATACGTGGCCTAAGACCGTCCACACAATGGTAATAGACAATCACTAGCTATTCGATTCCATAAATTTAGTAAGGTCCATTCgttagaaaattttaattaccttTCTACAGGATTCTAGGCCCAAGTGACTAATGAAAGGAGAGATTTGCTTAAGTGGGCTATGAACCACCTCGATTGACACAAATAGATTAGGTACTAGTTgagtgcccgtgcgttgctagtTGCTACGGTTTCACTTAGTTCAAATATAATATTTGTTTAGGCTATCCGCAATGGTGTCCTCTAAATTCCATTCTCTGTAACCATATTTGCAGGTCCCTCTGCAATTCTACACCCTCTAAATCATTTTTACCCGCAGCGGTACCCTCCATACCTCAATATTTTCATAtatgtttctttttttattttttcttctccCCCCACCGCCCTTCCTTCTTCGCCC
This window of the Panicum virgatum strain AP13 chromosome 1K, P.virgatum_v5, whole genome shotgun sequence genome carries:
- the LOC120695454 gene encoding G-type lectin S-receptor-like serine/threonine-protein kinase At1g67520; amino-acid sequence: MEYELDLPENNLRYFIQHNKAKWTCDNNHNIKYFTEDEIRIITSSYDTKIGGGAFGDVYRGVLSDSRLVAVKRNIRPNTKEEFAKEVIAHSQINHKNVVRLLGCCIEENAQAMIFEHVSKGNLSDHLHCSEAIISLETRLNIAIDCAEALWCMHSMYRPVVHGDIKPSNILLDDNFHAKISDFGLARLLSGGDTDWTINVKGSIGYMDPTFIKDGCLSPKNDVYSFGVVLVELITKTKPTGNKKEIVERFARFSAKEKTARELFDVDITNADSMKVLEGIGQIAKACLKEKICERPEMNIVVGRLWELRTTLEQAIGKTGRRFVPKGQSILKKWYLQHDANKIASRSSLSVLTTLGIFRRKVPSVIDKTLWHNNVMIFTYKELKIITKNFSTVIGKGYYGTCYMGALDDGTRVSVKILHSNHCQQFDVEGEITIHSRMHHSNIVKLVGCCLKNSSPALVCEYAPNGTLDKHLFKNGSEKCWGTTTEHQHVGQQLLDLEMRYQIALGVARAMEYLHEELQEGWWVLHCDIKPENILLDDHFRPMLCDFGLSKMAKKTDDPVIVAAIISTEPEPDTMTVSRIRGTRGYMAPEWVIHRQPITAKADVYSFGVVLLEIIVDRRSYGFRQESVGSEDWYFPKWVYENYVDHRMAEILDPQVITAFHGDGVSVATIERMVKTAIWCLQDQAEMRPCMSKVIKMLDGTVKITEPAKPEIFCLLKEEEDDF
- the LOC120652702 gene encoding translation initiation factor IF-2-like — encoded protein: MSAAAATESAPFCVNAGTAGPRPHGHLVLPAGRVREVLAFAAGAVADALVLLSSAHRVSSPAPPPGRLLARRRGPARRVSSPRAPAPPPPRVTARPRAPCLLPLASVPARLHPRAARLLPRAPARPPPRTAARPRAPHLLLCASASPSVRDALSAADSSPERRAEAPGCGGRGDGETGAAGGRAGRS